From Pseudomonas fluorescens, one genomic window encodes:
- a CDS encoding phosphatidate cytidylyltransferase, whose amino-acid sequence MDRQTLMLFGGIGTFLLLASLIGWLLKLRSRGTANPVIDNLNARINAWWVMVAVIGIAFWLGTSAVILLFYAVSFYALREFMTLTPTRRSDYPALVAAFYLALPLQYLLIYYDWYGLFSIFIPVYVFLLLPILASLGGDSTHFLERASKVQWGLMIAVFCVSHVPALLTLDISGYEGRNLLLIAFLVIVVQMSDVLQYVCGKLFGKHKIAPNLSPSKTVEGFIGGVLLASLIGAALFWITPFTAGQAFLIALLINLLGFAGGIVMSAIKRDRGVKDWGHMIEGHGGMLDRLDSVCFAAPIFFHLVRYGWT is encoded by the coding sequence ATGGACAGACAGACCCTGATGCTGTTCGGCGGGATTGGCACCTTCCTGCTGCTGGCTTCACTGATCGGATGGCTGCTCAAACTGCGCAGTCGTGGCACGGCCAACCCGGTGATCGACAACCTCAATGCGCGGATCAACGCCTGGTGGGTCATGGTCGCGGTGATCGGCATTGCGTTCTGGTTAGGTACCAGTGCGGTGATCCTGTTGTTCTACGCAGTCTCGTTTTACGCCCTGCGTGAATTCATGACGCTGACACCCACCCGGCGTAGCGACTACCCGGCATTGGTGGCCGCTTTTTACCTGGCACTGCCACTGCAATATCTGCTGATCTATTACGATTGGTACGGGCTGTTCTCGATCTTCATCCCGGTCTACGTGTTCCTGCTGCTGCCGATCCTCGCTTCGTTGGGAGGGGACAGCACGCACTTTCTCGAGCGCGCTTCCAAAGTCCAGTGGGGGTTGATGATTGCGGTGTTCTGCGTGTCCCACGTCCCCGCCCTGCTGACCCTGGACATCAGCGGCTATGAAGGACGCAACCTCTTGTTGATCGCGTTCCTGGTGATCGTGGTGCAGATGTCGGATGTGCTGCAATACGTCTGCGGCAAGCTGTTCGGCAAGCATAAAATCGCACCCAACCTGTCGCCGTCCAAAACTGTCGAAGGTTTTATCGGCGGCGTGCTGCTGGCTTCGCTGATTGGTGCAGCACTGTTCTGGATCACCCCGTTCACTGCCGGACAGGCATTCCTGATTGCGCTGTTGATTAACTTGCTGGGATTCGCCGGCGGGATCGTCATGTCGGCGATCAAACGCGATCGCGGCGTCAAGGATTGGGGGCACATGATCGAAGGCCACGGTGGCATGCTCGATCGACTGGATTCGGTGTGTTTTGCCGCTCCCATTTTCTTTCATCTGGTGCGCTACGGCTGGACGTGA
- a CDS encoding Hsp20 family protein: protein MSTAFSLAPLFRSSVGFDRFNDLFETALRNEPGSSYPPYNVEKHGDDQYRIVVAAAGFQEEDLELQVEKGVLTISGGKRENNDSVTFLHQGIAQRAFKLSFRLADHIEIKAADLRNGLLSIDLLRIVPEEAKAKRIPINGEQKAALQH from the coding sequence ATGAGTACCGCATTTTCCCTGGCTCCACTGTTCCGTTCTTCGGTAGGTTTCGATCGATTCAACGATCTGTTCGAGACTGCGCTGCGCAATGAGCCCGGCAGCAGCTACCCACCCTACAACGTTGAAAAACACGGTGATGACCAGTATCGCATCGTCGTCGCGGCGGCCGGTTTCCAGGAAGAAGACCTGGAACTGCAAGTCGAAAAAGGTGTGCTGACCATCAGTGGCGGCAAACGTGAGAACAACGACAGCGTCACCTTCCTGCACCAGGGCATTGCCCAGCGTGCGTTCAAACTGTCGTTCCGTCTCGCCGATCACATTGAGATCAAGGCTGCGGACCTGCGCAATGGCCTGCTCAGCATCGATCTGCTGCGCATCGTGCCAGAGGAAGCCAAGGCCAAACGCATCCCGATCAACGGTGAGCAAAAAGCCGCACTGCAACACTGA
- a CDS encoding tRNA dihydrouridine synthase, with product MQIALAPMEGLVDNILRDVLTRVGGIDWCVTEFIRINDQLLTPAYFHKFGPELLNGAKTAAGVPLRVQLLGSDPVCLAENAALACELGSQVIDLNFGCPAKTVNKSRGGAVLLKEPELLNQIVEHVRRAVPAHIPVTAKMRLGFDSPDGSLVCATALAEGGAEHIVVHARTKMDGYKPPAHWEWIPRVQEVVKVPVFANGDIWSVEDWRRCREISGVEDIMLGRGLVSRPDLARQIAAARAGEEVVEMSWAELLPLIQEFWLQAKAQMTARQSPGRLKQWLAMLTRNYPEAVELFTLMRRETELDQVSRLLGLSVAEAA from the coding sequence ATGCAAATTGCTTTGGCGCCCATGGAGGGGTTGGTCGACAACATCCTGCGGGACGTGCTGACCCGTGTTGGCGGTATCGATTGGTGCGTGACCGAGTTCATCCGGATCAACGATCAACTGCTCACGCCTGCGTATTTCCACAAGTTCGGTCCCGAATTGCTCAACGGTGCGAAAACCGCTGCTGGCGTGCCGTTGCGCGTGCAATTGCTCGGTTCCGATCCGGTGTGCCTGGCGGAAAACGCCGCGTTGGCCTGTGAGCTGGGGTCGCAGGTGATCGACCTGAATTTCGGCTGCCCAGCCAAGACCGTCAACAAGTCCCGGGGCGGTGCGGTGTTGCTCAAGGAGCCGGAGCTGCTCAACCAGATCGTCGAGCACGTGCGTCGCGCGGTGCCGGCGCACATTCCGGTGACCGCGAAGATGCGCCTGGGATTCGACAGTCCCGACGGTTCGCTGGTGTGTGCCACGGCGCTGGCCGAGGGTGGCGCGGAGCATATCGTGGTGCATGCGCGGACCAAGATGGACGGCTACAAGCCGCCAGCGCACTGGGAGTGGATCCCGCGGGTGCAAGAGGTGGTGAAGGTCCCGGTGTTTGCCAATGGCGATATCTGGAGCGTCGAGGATTGGCGGCGTTGCAGGGAAATCAGCGGCGTCGAGGACATCATGCTCGGCCGCGGCCTGGTGTCGCGCCCGGACTTGGCACGGCAGATCGCCGCGGCGCGGGCCGGCGAAGAGGTGGTGGAGATGAGCTGGGCCGAACTGCTGCCGCTGATCCAGGAATTCTGGCTGCAGGCCAAGGCGCAAATGACCGCCCGCCAATCACCCGGTCGCTTGAAGCAGTGGCTGGCCATGCTGACCCGCAATTATCCCGAGGCGGTGGAGCTGTTTACCTTGATGCGCCGCGAGACCGAGCTGGATCAGGTCTCACGTTTGCTCGGCCTGTCAGTCGCTGAAGCGGCCTGA
- a CDS encoding ABC transporter substrate-binding protein has product MFDKNNKLRHSVSLAAMLALSGLSAAAWADAYEDAAKKWIGSEFKPSTLTPEQQLEELKWFIKASEPFRGMKINVVSETIATHEYESKVLAKAFSEITGIKLTHDLLQEGDVVEKLQTQMQSDKNIYDGWVNDSDLIGTHFRYGKTESITDLMANEGKDYTSPTLDLKDFIGLSFTTAPDGKIYQLPDQQFANLYWFRADWFERPELKAKFKEKYGYELGVPVNWSAYEDIAKFFSEDVKEIDGKRVYGHMDYGKKDPSLGWRFTDAWFSMAGGGDKGLPNGLPVDEWGIRVEDCHPVGSSVTRGGDTNGPAAVFATQKYVDWMKAYAPPEAAGMTFSESGPVPAQGNIAQQIFWYTAFTADMTKPGLAVMNADGTPKWRMAPSPRGPYWEEGMKLGYQDVGSWTFMKSTPEKQKLAAWLYAQFVTSKTVSLKKTIVGLTPIRESDINSQAMSDLAPKLGGLVEFYRSPARVQWTPTGTNVPDYPRLAQLWWSHIAEAASGEKTPQQALDGLAKDQDAIMARLERSKVQTTCGPKLNPERDAQYWFDQPGAPKPKLANEKPKGETVSYNELLKSWEAARK; this is encoded by the coding sequence ATGTTCGACAAAAACAACAAGCTGCGACATAGCGTTTCATTGGCAGCCATGCTGGCACTCAGTGGCTTGAGCGCTGCGGCCTGGGCCGATGCTTATGAAGATGCTGCGAAGAAATGGATCGGCAGCGAATTCAAACCCTCGACCCTGACGCCCGAGCAGCAGTTGGAAGAGCTGAAGTGGTTTATCAAGGCCTCCGAGCCGTTTCGTGGGATGAAGATCAACGTGGTCTCGGAGACTATTGCCACCCACGAATACGAGTCCAAGGTGCTGGCCAAGGCCTTCAGCGAAATTACCGGGATCAAGCTGACCCACGACTTGCTGCAGGAAGGCGACGTGGTGGAAAAGCTGCAGACCCAGATGCAATCCGACAAGAACATCTATGACGGCTGGGTCAACGACTCGGACCTGATCGGTACGCATTTTCGCTATGGCAAGACGGAATCCATCACCGACCTGATGGCCAATGAGGGCAAGGACTACACCTCGCCAACCCTCGATCTCAAGGACTTCATCGGCCTTTCCTTCACCACCGCGCCGGACGGCAAGATCTATCAACTGCCCGACCAGCAATTCGCCAACCTCTACTGGTTCCGTGCCGACTGGTTCGAGCGTCCGGAACTGAAGGCCAAGTTCAAGGAGAAGTACGGCTACGAGCTGGGTGTACCGGTGAACTGGTCGGCCTATGAAGACATCGCCAAGTTCTTCAGCGAAGACGTCAAGGAAATCGACGGCAAGCGTGTTTATGGGCACATGGACTACGGCAAGAAAGACCCCTCCCTCGGCTGGCGCTTCACCGATGCCTGGTTCTCCATGGCCGGTGGCGGCGACAAGGGCCTGCCCAATGGCTTGCCGGTGGACGAGTGGGGGATTCGTGTCGAGGACTGCCACCCGGTCGGTTCCAGTGTGACCCGTGGTGGCGACACCAACGGCCCGGCGGCGGTCTTTGCCACGCAGAAATACGTCGACTGGATGAAGGCCTACGCGCCGCCGGAAGCGGCTGGCATGACTTTCTCCGAATCCGGTCCGGTGCCGGCCCAGGGCAACATCGCCCAGCAGATCTTCTGGTACACCGCCTTCACCGCCGACATGACCAAGCCGGGCCTGGCGGTGATGAACGCCGACGGCACGCCGAAGTGGCGGATGGCGCCATCGCCACGCGGGCCGTATTGGGAGGAGGGGATGAAACTGGGCTATCAGGACGTGGGTTCCTGGACCTTCATGAAGTCGACCCCGGAGAAACAGAAGCTGGCAGCCTGGCTCTACGCGCAGTTCGTCACCTCGAAAACCGTGTCGCTGAAGAAAACCATCGTCGGCCTGACGCCGATCCGCGAGTCGGACATCAACTCGCAAGCCATGAGCGACCTGGCGCCGAAACTTGGCGGCCTGGTGGAGTTCTACCGCAGCCCGGCCCGGGTTCAGTGGACCCCGACCGGCACCAACGTGCCTGACTACCCACGCCTGGCACAACTCTGGTGGAGCCACATCGCCGAAGCCGCCAGCGGCGAGAAAACCCCGCAACAGGCACTCGACGGCCTGGCCAAGGACCAGGACGCGATCATGGCCCGCCTCGAGCGCTCCAAGGTCCAGACCACCTGCGGCCCGAAACTCAACCCGGAACGCGACGCCCAATACTGGTTCGACCAACCTGGAGCGCCCAAACCGAAACTGGCCAACGAGAAGCCCAAGGGCGAGACCGTCAGCTACAACGAACTGCTGAAGTCGTGGGAGGCGGCGCGTAAGTAA
- a CDS encoding DUF2160 domain-containing protein, whose amino-acid sequence MEWMNWTLPTAIFFGVIGLLLLGMTTWELRSPSIPRRGFLPISTTRGDRLFIGLLGSAYLHLLVIGATGWSIWVASALSLVWLLAVMRWG is encoded by the coding sequence ATGGAATGGATGAACTGGACCCTGCCCACTGCGATTTTCTTCGGCGTCATCGGTTTGCTGCTGCTGGGCATGACCACTTGGGAGCTGCGTTCACCGAGCATTCCCCGGCGCGGCTTTTTACCGATCAGCACCACCCGTGGTGATCGGCTGTTTATTGGTCTTCTCGGCAGCGCCTACCTGCATTTGCTGGTGATTGGCGCTACCGGCTGGAGCATCTGGGTGGCGTCCGCGCTGTCCCTGGTGTGGCTGTTGGCTGTGATGCGCTGGGGCTAG
- a CDS encoding carbohydrate ABC transporter permease, with translation MTLRKLVPLLLYILFLLVPIYWLLNMSFKSNTEILGGLTLFPEQFTLANYKVIFTDPSWYTGYINSLYYVSLNTVISLSVALPAAYAFSRYRFLGDKHLFFWLLTNRMAPPAVFLLPFFQLYSSIGLFDTHIAVALAHCLFNVPLAVWILEGFMSGVPKEIDETAYIDGYSFPKFFVKIFIPLIGSGIGVTAFFCFMFSWVELLLARTLTSVNAKPIAAVMTRTVSASGIDWGVLAAAGVLTILPGMLVIWFVRNHVAKGFALGRV, from the coding sequence ATGACCCTGAGAAAGCTGGTGCCGCTGCTGCTCTACATCCTGTTCCTGCTGGTGCCGATCTACTGGCTGCTGAACATGTCGTTCAAGAGCAACACGGAAATCCTCGGTGGGCTGACCCTGTTTCCCGAGCAATTCACCCTGGCCAACTACAAGGTGATCTTTACCGATCCGAGCTGGTACACCGGCTATATCAACTCGCTGTATTACGTCAGCCTGAACACGGTGATCTCCCTCAGCGTGGCGTTGCCAGCGGCCTATGCGTTCTCGCGCTATCGCTTTCTTGGCGACAAACACTTGTTCTTCTGGCTGCTGACCAACCGCATGGCGCCGCCAGCGGTGTTCCTCTTGCCGTTTTTCCAGCTCTATTCGTCCATCGGCCTGTTCGATACCCACATCGCGGTGGCCCTGGCTCATTGCCTGTTCAACGTGCCGCTGGCGGTGTGGATCCTCGAAGGCTTCATGTCCGGGGTGCCGAAGGAGATCGACGAAACCGCCTACATCGACGGCTACAGTTTCCCCAAGTTCTTCGTGAAGATTTTCATCCCACTGATCGGCTCGGGAATCGGCGTGACGGCGTTTTTCTGCTTCATGTTTTCCTGGGTCGAACTGCTGCTGGCGCGCACCCTGACCTCGGTCAACGCCAAGCCGATCGCGGCGGTGATGACCCGCACCGTGTCGGCCTCGGGCATCGACTGGGGCGTGCTGGCGGCGGCGGGCGTGCTGACCATCCTGCCGGGCATGCTGGTGATCTGGTTTGTCCGCAACCATGTGGCCAAGGGCTTTGCCCTGGGCCGAGTGTGA
- a CDS encoding carbohydrate ABC transporter permease — protein MNKVQNNKAWWLVLPVFLLVAFSAVIPMMTVVNYSVQDIFDQSSRYFVGADWYKQVLLDPRLHDSLLRQFIYSACVLLIEIPLGIGIALTMPTKGRWSSLVLIILAIPLLIPWNVVGTIWQIFGRADIGLLGSTLNAMGISYNYAANTMDAWVTVLVMDVWHWTSLVALLCYSGLRAIPDVYYQAARIDRASSWAVFRHIQLPKLKSVLLIAVMLRFMDSFMIYTEPFVLTGGGPGNATTFLSQTLTQMAIGQFDLGPAAAFSLVYFLIILLVSWLFYTAMTHSDANR, from the coding sequence ATGAACAAGGTGCAGAACAACAAGGCCTGGTGGCTGGTGTTGCCGGTGTTCCTGCTGGTGGCGTTCAGCGCGGTGATCCCGATGATGACCGTGGTCAACTATTCGGTGCAGGACATCTTCGACCAGTCGAGCCGCTACTTCGTCGGGGCCGATTGGTACAAACAAGTGCTGCTCGATCCGCGCTTGCATGACTCGCTGCTGCGCCAGTTCATCTATTCGGCCTGCGTGCTGCTGATCGAAATCCCCCTGGGCATCGGCATCGCCCTGACCATGCCGACCAAGGGTCGCTGGTCGTCGCTGGTGTTGATCATCCTGGCGATTCCGCTCCTGATTCCGTGGAACGTGGTCGGCACCATCTGGCAGATTTTCGGCCGCGCCGACATCGGCCTGCTGGGTTCGACGCTGAACGCCATGGGTATCAGCTACAACTACGCCGCCAACACCATGGACGCCTGGGTCACGGTGCTGGTGATGGATGTCTGGCACTGGACCTCGCTGGTGGCGTTGCTCTGCTACTCCGGTCTGCGGGCGATTCCGGATGTGTACTACCAGGCCGCGCGCATCGACCGCGCATCCAGCTGGGCCGTGTTCCGGCATATCCAGTTGCCCAAGCTCAAGAGTGTGCTGCTGATCGCGGTGATGTTGCGGTTCATGGACAGCTTCATGATCTACACCGAGCCCTTCGTGCTCACCGGCGGCGGACCGGGGAATGCCACCACCTTCCTCAGTCAGACCCTGACTCAAATGGCGATAGGGCAATTCGACCTCGGCCCGGCTGCGGCTTTCTCCCTGGTGTATTTCCTGATCATTCTGCTGGTGTCCTGGCTGTTCTATACCGCCATGACCCACTCCGACGCCAACCGCTGA
- a CDS encoding ABC transporter ATP-binding protein, whose translation MAEIHLQNLAHSYTRTPSGPEDYAIREMNHIWEQGGAYALLGPSGCGKSTLLNIISGLLSPSEGQVLFDNKVVNQLTPEKRNIAQVFQFPVVYDTMTVFDNLAFPLRNQGLAEARVRSKVEEIAEVLDLQNLLAKKARNLTADEKQKVSMGRGLVRDDVSAILFDEPLTVIDPHLKWKLRRKLKQIHEQFNITMVYVTHDQLEASTFADKIAVMYGGQIVQFGTPRELFERPSHTFVGYFIGSPGMNLIEVSPRAGGVGFASTDLGLSEAMQRRIAEAEFKTLKVGIRPEFIHVWDEPYEEAMRADVVHVEDLGTYKILTLKLDGAPLKVRLAEDKPVPEGSAWISFPAQWLMVYADDYLLEVQS comes from the coding sequence ATGGCCGAAATTCATTTGCAAAACCTCGCCCATAGCTACACCCGCACCCCAAGCGGCCCCGAGGATTATGCGATCCGCGAAATGAACCACATCTGGGAGCAGGGCGGCGCCTATGCTTTGCTCGGTCCTTCCGGGTGCGGCAAGTCGACCTTGCTCAACATCATTTCCGGTTTGCTCAGTCCCTCCGAGGGCCAGGTGCTGTTCGACAATAAAGTGGTCAACCAGCTGACCCCGGAGAAGCGCAACATCGCCCAGGTGTTCCAGTTTCCGGTGGTCTACGACACCATGACAGTGTTCGACAACCTGGCCTTCCCGCTGCGCAATCAGGGCCTGGCAGAAGCCCGGGTACGCAGCAAGGTCGAGGAAATTGCCGAGGTGCTCGACCTGCAGAATCTGCTGGCGAAGAAGGCGCGCAACCTCACCGCCGACGAAAAGCAGAAGGTCTCCATGGGCCGTGGACTGGTGCGTGATGACGTCTCGGCGATCCTCTTCGACGAGCCGCTGACGGTGATCGACCCGCACCTGAAATGGAAGCTGCGGCGCAAGCTCAAGCAGATCCACGAGCAGTTCAACATCACCATGGTCTACGTGACCCACGACCAGCTCGAAGCCTCGACCTTCGCCGACAAGATCGCGGTGATGTACGGCGGGCAAATTGTCCAGTTCGGCACCCCGCGGGAGTTGTTCGAGCGGCCCAGCCACACTTTCGTCGGCTATTTCATCGGCAGTCCGGGGATGAACCTGATCGAGGTCAGCCCGCGCGCCGGCGGAGTGGGTTTTGCCAGTACCGACCTGGGGTTGTCCGAGGCCATGCAACGGCGAATTGCCGAGGCTGAATTCAAGACGCTGAAAGTGGGCATTCGCCCGGAGTTCATCCATGTCTGGGACGAGCCTTACGAAGAGGCGATGCGTGCGGATGTGGTGCATGTCGAGGACCTCGGCACCTACAAGATCCTCACCCTGAAACTCGACGGCGCACCCCTCAAGGTGCGCCTGGCCGAAGACAAACCGGTGCCCGAGGGCAGCGCCTGGATCAGTTTTCCGGCGCAGTGGCTGATGGTCTATGCCGACGATTACCTGCTAGAGGTCCAGTCATGA
- a CDS encoding ABC transporter ATP-binding protein: MSLTLEHVSRTVEGQIWIDDACLKFEPGSFNVLLGRTLSGKTSLMRLMAGLDKPDSGRVLMNGVDVTQRPVRLRNVSMVYQQFINYPTMTVFENIASPLRQAGVSAELIQSKVRETAQMLRIDKFLQRYPLELSGGQQQRTAMARALVKDAELILFDEPLVNLDYKLREELRQEMRELFQARHTIAIYATTEPNEALALGGTTTIVHEGRVIQSGKTAEVYHQPRTVLAAELFSEPPINLMPGRISGNEVSFANFVHFPLNVDLRAVGEGEFRFGVRPSHISLVPSNDDDLELAVTVEVAEISGSETFLHVRNEHFLLVLHLPGVHEYDVDAPIRIYIPTHKLFVFDAQGRLLQAPGRRVARVA, translated from the coding sequence ATGTCGTTAACCCTGGAGCACGTCAGCCGCACCGTCGAGGGTCAGATCTGGATCGATGACGCCTGCCTGAAATTCGAACCCGGATCCTTCAATGTCCTGCTAGGACGTACGCTGTCCGGCAAGACCAGCCTGATGCGCTTGATGGCCGGCCTCGACAAACCGGACAGCGGTAGGGTGCTGATGAATGGCGTCGATGTCACCCAGCGCCCGGTACGCTTGCGCAATGTGTCGATGGTCTATCAGCAGTTCATCAATTACCCGACCATGACCGTGTTTGAGAACATTGCCTCGCCGCTGCGCCAGGCCGGGGTTTCAGCCGAGCTGATCCAGAGCAAAGTGCGCGAAACCGCGCAGATGTTGCGTATCGACAAGTTCCTCCAGCGTTATCCGCTGGAGCTTTCCGGCGGCCAGCAGCAGCGCACTGCCATGGCCCGGGCGCTGGTCAAGGATGCCGAGCTGATCCTGTTCGACGAGCCGCTGGTCAACCTCGACTACAAGCTGCGCGAGGAACTGCGCCAAGAAATGCGCGAACTGTTCCAGGCCCGCCACACCATTGCCATCTATGCCACCACCGAACCCAACGAAGCCCTGGCCCTGGGCGGCACCACCACCATTGTTCATGAAGGCCGGGTGATCCAGAGCGGCAAGACCGCCGAGGTCTATCACCAGCCCCGGACGGTACTGGCGGCCGAGTTGTTTTCCGAGCCGCCGATCAACCTGATGCCGGGGCGGATCAGTGGCAACGAAGTGAGCTTCGCCAATTTCGTGCACTTCCCGCTTAACGTTGACCTGCGGGCGGTGGGCGAGGGCGAGTTCCGTTTCGGCGTGCGCCCCAGCCACATCTCGTTAGTGCCGAGCAACGATGACGACCTGGAGCTGGCGGTCACCGTCGAAGTCGCGGAAATCAGCGGCTCGGAAACTTTCCTGCATGTGCGCAACGAGCATTTCCTGCTGGTGCTGCACTTGCCCGGGGTCCACGAATACGACGTCGATGCGCCGATTCGTATCTATATCCCTACCCACAAACTGTTTGTCTTCGACGCCCAGGGACGCTTGTTACAGGCGCCCGGTCGACGTGTCGCGAGGGTTGCCTGA
- a CDS encoding sigma-54-dependent Fis family transcriptional regulator: protein MAVPAPPLSHDAMVQDSWSRCRGFGLQHQSAPAFDQLPAADISRLLDSQHALVQTTHQEVLPYYENILSNSNCLIMLADNQGQVLTSWGTQRLIDPALSRGFNAGANWREQCSGTNAIGTALACEQAVHIAHDEHFLKANRFMTGSAAPIFDAERRVIAVLDVSSDSYLPPDHTLGMVKMMSQTVENRLILNLFKGEHFQLVFNTGLNNLDSQWAGLLIFDESGQVLSANRRADNLLGVRLSRLSVESLFQVSLRELLNQPDGQPFALQAAGRNRFHCLLRRPQQQPIQPRVFSEPAALAAAPQAIGLSTLHFGDSRVEKAVRQAERLLEKDIPLLIHGETGVGKEVFVKALHQASSRSKQAFIAVNCAAIPAELVESELFGYEKGAFTGANQKGSIGLIRKADKGTLFLDEIGDMPLPTQARLLRVLQERCVQPVGSSESFAVDIRIISATNLVLREQVQLGRFREDLYYRIGGLTLELPPLRERSDKQALFKRLWEQHRDPAQWSGLSAEVLALFSRHPWPGNLRQVSSVMQVALAMAEDQPIRPEHLPDDFFVDLQMEPVETPQPLAVNLEDAEDLSRQLKAVGGNISHLARRLGVSRNTLYKRLRQTES, encoded by the coding sequence ATGGCCGTTCCTGCCCCGCCCCTGTCCCATGACGCCATGGTCCAGGACTCCTGGTCCCGTTGCCGCGGCTTTGGCTTGCAACACCAAAGCGCTCCGGCTTTCGATCAACTGCCCGCCGCTGACATTTCCCGCCTGCTCGACAGCCAGCACGCGCTGGTACAGACCACCCATCAGGAAGTCCTGCCGTATTACGAAAACATCCTCAGCAACTCCAACTGCCTGATCATGCTCGCCGACAATCAAGGCCAGGTGCTGACCTCCTGGGGCACTCAACGGCTGATCGACCCCGCGCTCAGCCGTGGTTTCAATGCCGGCGCCAACTGGCGCGAGCAATGCAGCGGCACCAACGCCATCGGCACCGCGCTGGCTTGCGAACAGGCGGTGCATATCGCCCACGATGAACACTTCCTCAAGGCCAACCGCTTCATGACCGGATCGGCGGCACCCATCTTCGATGCCGAACGCCGGGTCATTGCGGTGCTCGATGTGTCCAGCGACAGCTATCTGCCGCCGGACCACACCCTGGGCATGGTCAAGATGATGAGCCAGACCGTGGAAAACCGGCTGATCCTCAACCTGTTCAAGGGTGAACACTTTCAACTGGTGTTCAACACCGGCCTGAACAACCTCGACAGCCAATGGGCCGGGCTGTTGATTTTCGATGAAAGTGGCCAGGTGCTGTCGGCCAACCGCCGTGCCGATAACCTGCTCGGCGTGCGTCTGTCGCGGCTCAGCGTCGAAAGCCTGTTCCAGGTGTCGCTGCGTGAACTGCTCAATCAACCCGACGGCCAGCCCTTCGCCCTGCAAGCCGCTGGGCGCAATCGCTTTCATTGCCTGCTGCGGCGCCCGCAACAGCAACCGATCCAGCCTCGTGTGTTCAGCGAACCGGCCGCACTTGCTGCTGCCCCCCAAGCCATCGGCCTGAGCACCCTGCACTTCGGTGACAGCCGCGTAGAAAAGGCCGTGCGCCAAGCCGAACGCCTGCTGGAGAAAGATATTCCGCTACTGATTCATGGCGAAACCGGGGTCGGCAAGGAGGTCTTCGTCAAGGCCTTGCACCAGGCCAGCTCGCGCAGCAAGCAGGCATTTATTGCGGTCAATTGCGCGGCGATCCCCGCCGAATTGGTGGAGTCCGAATTGTTCGGCTACGAAAAAGGCGCGTTCACCGGCGCCAACCAGAAAGGCAGCATCGGCCTGATCCGCAAGGCCGACAAAGGCACGCTGTTTCTCGACGAGATTGGCGACATGCCACTGCCGACCCAGGCCCGATTGCTGCGGGTATTGCAGGAGCGCTGCGTGCAACCGGTGGGCAGCAGCGAGTCGTTCGCCGTGGATATCCGGATCATTTCCGCGACCAACCTTGTGTTGCGCGAGCAGGTGCAACTGGGGCGCTTTCGCGAGGATCTGTACTACCGCATCGGCGGCCTGACCCTCGAATTGCCGCCGTTGCGTGAGCGCAGCGACAAGCAGGCGTTGTTCAAGCGGCTGTGGGAACAGCATCGCGACCCTGCGCAGTGGAGCGGTTTGAGCGCGGAGGTCCTGGCGCTGTTCAGCCGCCATCCATGGCCGGGCAATCTGCGCCAGGTCAGCAGCGTGATGCAGGTGGCGCTGGCCATGGCCGAAGACCAGCCGATCCGCCCCGAGCATTTGCCGGATGATTTTTTTGTCGATTTGCAGATGGAGCCGGTTGAAACGCCGCAGCCGTTGGCAGTGAATCTGGAGGATGCCGAGGATTTGAGTCGGCAGTTGAAGGCGGTCGGGGGGAATATTTCGCACTTGGCGCGGCGGCTGGGGGTGAGTCGTAACACCCTGTACAAGCGGTTGCGCCAAACCGAAAGCTGA